The DNA sequence TACAAGGCGCCGATGGAGTGCTGCTCGATGTTCGTCCCGCGCGAGGGCGAGTGGTTCCAGCGCGTGGACAAGGCGCTGGAGACCGACGAGGCGGCCTGATCCGGCGGCAGCGTCGAACAGAGCAAGCTAGAGACGAGTACGGAACGGGC is a window from the Salifodinibacter halophilus genome containing:
- a CDS encoding cysteine dioxygenase, which produces YKAPMECCSMFVPREGEWFQRVDKALETDEAA